A single Pygocentrus nattereri isolate fPygNat1 chromosome 28, fPygNat1.pri, whole genome shotgun sequence DNA region contains:
- the nras gene encoding GTPase NRas, whose amino-acid sequence MTEYKLVVVGAGGVGKSALTIQLIQNHFVDEYDPTIEDSYRKQVVIDGETCLLDILDTAGQEEYSAMRDQYMRTGEGFLCVFAINNTKSFADVHLYREQIKRVKDSDDVPMVLVGNKCDLARTVDTKQAQELARSYGIEFVETSAKTRQGVEDAFYTLVREIRHYRMKKLNSREDRKQGCLGVSCEVM is encoded by the exons ATGACCGAGTATaagctggtggtggtgggagcAGGTGGTGTGGGGAAGAGTGCGCTGACCATACAGCTCATTCAGAATCACTTTGTGGATGAATACGATCCCACCATAGAG GACTCTTACAGGAAGCAGGTGGTGATCGACGGGGAGACGTGTCTGCTGGACATCCTGGACACAGCAGGACAGGAGGAGTACAGTGCTATGAGGGACCAGTACATGAGGACTGGCGAGGGCTTCCTTTGTGTGTTTGCCATCAACAACACCAAGTCCTTTGCTGATGTGCATTTGTATCG TGAGCAGATCAAACGGGTGAAGGACTCTGATGATGTGCCCATGGTACTGGTTGGAAACAAATGTGATTTGGCCAGAACTGTCGACACCAAACAGGCTCAGGAACTAGCCAGGAGCTACGGCATAGAGTTTGTAGAAACTTCAGCTAAGACCAGACAg GGAGTTGAGGACGCCTTTTACACCCTCGTTCGGGAGATCCGCCATTATCGCATGAAAAAGCTCAATAGCCGGGAGGACAGGAAACAGGGCTGCCTTGGCGTCTCCTGTGAGGTCATGTGA